The genomic stretch CGGCTGGCGCCGGCTGCTCGACGGCGAAGCCGGTGATGTGCGCGACCGGCTCGGTGTCTGGACCGCCGGGCATCTGTCCGACCTCGCCGCGCTGGAGGCCCGGTGGGCCGAGGGCGCCTCGGGGGACACCCTGGCCCATGCCGACCTGCGCGCGGACAACGTGCTGCTCACGGACGACGGGGGCGTCGCCTTCGTGGACTGGCCGCACGCCCTGCGCGCCGCGCCCTGGTTCGACCTTCTCGTCATGCTGCCGTGCGTGCGGGCGCAGGGCGGGCCCGATCCGGAGGAGGTGTTCACCGCGCACCCGCTGGGCCGCGACGCCGCCCCGGACGCCGTGACCGCCGCTCTGGCCGGTCTCACCGGCTACTTCCTGCGCAGCTCCCTGAACCCGGCACCGCCGGGCCTGCCCACCCTGCGCCCCTTCCAGCGCGCCCAGGGCGACGCGGCCCTGGAGTGGCTCAGAAAGCGGCTGTGATCCAGTCCGGGGCCAGGGCTGTCCGGGGCCGGGACTACGGCCGTCCGGCCATGCCCCGTGCGGCTGCTGTGACCAGGGCCGACATCACCCGCAGGTCCTCGCCCATCTCGGGGTGCCACTGCACGCCCAGCACCCAGCCCCGGTCCGCGGGCAGTTCGACCGCCTCCACCGTGCCGTCCGCCGCGTAGGCCGACGGCACCAGTCCCGCGCCGAGCCGGTCCACGGCCTGGTGGTGGTAGGTGGGCACGGTCGTCTCCTCCGGGACGATCCCGGCGTACAGGGTCCCCGGTACCGGCTTCACCGGGTGGCCGCCGAACACGCCGACCACCTCCGCGTGCCCCTCCAGGTGCTGGACCAGCGTGCCGCCGAGCGCCACGTTCAGCAGTTGCATGCCCCGGCAGATGCCCAGCACCGGCATTCCGGCGTCCAACGCGGCCTCGATCAGGGCCAGTTCCCAGGTGTCGCGGGCCACGGCGGGCGGACCCGTTCGGGGCTCGCGCTCGGCGCCGTACCGGGCCGGGTCCACGTCCGGGCCGCCCGCGATGACCAGCCCGTCCAGCCGGGCCACGGTCTCCGCCGCGCTCTCGGGCACGTCCGGCGGCAGCATGCAGGCCAGCCCGCCGGCCCGCTGCACCAGCCGTGGATAGCCGGCCGGCAGCAGCGCCGCGTCCAGCTCCCACACGCCCCAGCGCGCGCCGGACTCCAGATATGTGCTCACGCCGATCAGTGGCCGTACGGTCATGCTGCCCTCCCCGGCAGTCAAAGGTTCACCGTCACACCTTTGCAGAGCGCGCTTATGCCAGGAAGCCCCGCAGCAGCGCCGCCGTGCCCGCGCAGTGCTCGCGCATCATCTCCCGAGCGCCGTCCGCGTCCCCGTCCAGCACCGCCTCCACCAGCGCGCTGTGCTGGCGCTGCGAGTGCTCCAGGTTGCGTACCAGCAGCGGGATGCAGTCCAGCAGGTCGTTCACCGTGGCCCGGACCGCCGCGTACTGCGCGGTCAGGGAGGGGGAGCCGCACAGCTCGGCCAGTGTCAGGTGCAGCAGCGTGTCCAGGCGGCGGTAGTCGGCGAGCGGGGCGTCGTGCGTGCGGGCCAGCGCCTCGCGCAGCCGGTCCGCCTGCTCGGCCGTCAGTCCGTGCGCCGCACACAGGCCGGCCGCGCCCACCTCCAGGACCTCGCGGAACCGGAGTACGTCCTCGATGTCGACCGACGCGATCCGCCGCCGTAGCTCGTCCTCGCCGCCTGCGTCCGTGCGCGGCAGGACGAACGTTCCGCCGTAGCGCCCGCGCCGCGCCTCCACCAGCCCCTGGTCCTGGAGCACCTTCAGCACCTCGCGCAGCGTCACCCGGCTGATCCCGAGCCGCTCCGCCAGCTCCCGCTCGGCCGGCAGCCGCTCACCGCCCGGCACCAGGCCGAGCCGCACGACCTGGAGGATCTGCTCCAGTGCCTCCTCGAAGCCGTTGCCCGCCCGCACCGGACGCAGCACCGGAGCGAGCCCGTCGACCCCCGGCGTATGCGTCCCCTGCCACTCCGTCTCCCGCGACATTCGCCGTACCCCCTTCCCAAGCAATGGTTCTGAGCAATACCTTATGGCTCCCGGCCCGGCCGAAAAAGCGCGAAGGCGCCGAAGGAGGCTCTCCCGTGGCAGACCGCACACCCCCGCTCGGCGTCGAGGAACTGCACGCCCTCGTCGCGAGCGGTGAGATCGACACTGTCGTCCTGGCCTTCCCCGATATGCAAGGGCGCCTCCAGGGCAAGCGGTTCGCCGCCCGCTTCTTCCTCGACGAGGTCCTGCACCACGGCACCGAGGGCTGCAACTACCTCCTCGCCGTCGACACCGAGATGAACACCGTCGACGGCTACGCGATGTCCTCCTGGGACCGCGGCTACGGCGACTTCGCCATGCGTCCCGACCTGTCGACCCTGCGCCGTATCCCCTGGCACCCCGGCACCGCCCTGCTCGTCGCGGACCTCGCCTGGAACGACGGCTCCCCGGTCGTCGCCGCGCCCCGCCAGATCCTGCGCCGGCAGCTGGAACGGCTCGCCGAGCTGGGCTACAGCGCCCAGGTCGGCACCGAGCTGGAGTTCATCGTCTTCAAGGACAGCTACGAGGCGGCCTGGGACGCGGGCTACCGGGGGCTCACGCCCGCCAACCAGTACAACATCGACTACTCCATCCTCGGCACCGGCCGCATCGAGCCCCTGCTGCGCCGACTGCGCAACGACATGGCCGGCGCCGGCCTCACCGTCGAGTCGGCCAAGGGCGAGTGCAACCCCGGCCAGCACGAGATCGTCTTCCGCTACGACGAGGCCCTCGTCACCTGCGACCAGCACGCGCTGTACAAGACCGGCGCGAAGGAGATCGCCGCCCAGGAGGGCGTCTCGATCACCTTCATGGCCAAGTACAACGAGCGCGAGGGCAACTCCTGTCACATCCACCTCTCCCTCGCCGGCGCCGACGGCAACAACGCCATGGCCGGAGACGGCCCCGGCGGCATGTCCGACGTCATGCGGCACTTCCTCGCCGGACAGCTCGCCGCACTGCGCGACTTCTCGCTCCTCTACGCCCCGAACATCAACTCCTACAAGCGGTTCCAGCCGGGCTCCTTCGCCCCCACCGCCGTGGCGTGGGGCCACGACAACCGCACCTGCGCCCTCCGCGTGGTCGGCCACGGCCGGTCCCTGCGCTTCGAGAACCGCCTCCCCGGCGGCGATGTGAACCCCCATCTCGCCGTCGCCGGACTCGTCGCGGCCGGCCTGTACGGCATCGAGCAGAAACTCGAACTGCCCGAGCCCTGCCCCGGCAACGCCTACACCGCCGGCCTCGCACACGTCCCGACCACCCTGCGCGAGGCAGCCGAGCTGTGGGAGAACAGCCCCATCGCGAAGGCGGCCTTCGGCGACGAGGTGGTCGCGCACTACGCCAACATGGCGCGCGTCGAGCTGGAGGCCTTCGACGCCGCGGTCACCGACTGGGAGCTGCGCCGCTCCTTCGAACGCCTGTGAACCAGCCTGTGAAAGGTCAATTCGTGTCCGACTCAGACGAGTTGAGGGTCCTCAACCCCGCCACGGAAGAGGTCCTGGCCACCGTGCCCGCCGCGAGCGCGGAGGACGTGGCCGCCGCCGTCGTACGGGCCGTCCGCGCCCAGCGCGGATGGGCCGCACTCGCCCCCGCCGACCGGGCTCGGCTGCTCCGCCGTTTCGCGGACGTGGTCGACGCCCACACCGAGGAACTCGCCCAGCTGGAGGTCCGCGAGGCCGGGCACACCGTCGGCAACGCGCGCTGGGAGGCGGGCAACGCCCGCGACCTGCTGCTGTACGCGGCCGGCGGCGCCGAACGCATCCTCGGCCAGCAGATCCCCGTGCCCGGCGGCTGGAACATCACCTTCCAGGAGCCGTTGGGTGTCGTCGGAGTGATCGCCCCCTGGAACTTCCCCATGCCGATCGCCGCCTGGGGCTCCTTCCCGGCGCTCGCGGCCGGCAACGCGGTCGTCCTCAAGCCCGCCGAGACCACCCCGCTCACCGCGCTCCGCCTCGCCGAACTCGCCCTGGAGGCGGGTCTGCCCGAGCACGTCTTCCAGGTGCTGCCCGGCTACGGCCACATCGCCGGACGCGCCCTGGTGGACCACCCGGACATCGCCAAGATCGTGTTCACCGGCTCCACCCGCACCGGCCGCGAGGTCATGGAGCGCTGTGCCCGCCTGGTCAAACCGGTCACCCTGGAACTCGGCGGCAAGAGCCCCAACGTCGTCTTCGCCGACGCCGACCTCACCGCCGCCCTCGACCCGTTCTCGTTCCTGGACAACTCCGGCCAGGACTGCTGCGCCCGCACCCGCATCCTGGTCCAGGAGTCCCGCTACGACGAGGCCCGCGAGTTCCTCGCCGACGCGCTGGCCAATGTCGTCGTGGGCGACCCGGCCGACGAGAAGACGCAGATGGGTCCGCTGATCTCCGGTCAGCAGCTGGAGCGCGTACGGTCCTACGTCCCCGCGGACGCCCCGGCCCTGCGCGGCAGCGCCCCTGACGGCCCCGGCTTCTGGTTCCCGCCGACCGTCCTCACGGGGGAGCGGCACGACAGCGCGGCGGCCCGCGAGGAGATCTTCGGCCCGGTCGCCGTCCTCCTCCCTTTCACCGACGAGCAGGACGCGATCCGCCTCGCCAACGACACTCCCTACGGCCTCTCCGGCTCCCTGTGGACCCGGGACCTCGGCCGCGCCCTGCGCCTCTCCCAGGCCGTCCGCGCGGGCAACCTGTCCGTCAACTCCCACTCCAGCGTCCGCTACTGGACCCCGTTCGGCGGCTTCAAGCAGTCCGGCCTCGGCCGCGAACTGGGCCCCGACGCCCTGACCGCCTTCACCGAAACCAAGAACGTCTTCATCAGCGACGTCTCCCACAGCACGGAGGGCCCCGCACAGTGACCGCAGAATCTGTTTGCCGCCGCCTGGTCGGCCGTACCGCCGTCGTCACCGGAGCCGGCAGCGGCATCGGCCTCGCCACCGCCCGCCGGCTCGCCTCCGAGGGCGCCCACGTGATCTGCGCGGACGTGGACGAGGCCCGCGGCAAGGCCGCCGCCGACGAGGTGGGCGGACTCTTCGTGAAGGTCGACGTCACCGACCCCGAGCAGGTCGAGGCGCTGTTCAAGACGGCGTACGACACCTACGGCAGCGTCGACATCGCCTTCAACAACGCCGGAATCTCCCCGCCCGACGACGACTCCATCCTGGAGACCGGCCTGGAGGCCTGGAAGCGCGTCCAGGAGGTCAACCTCACCTCCGTCTACCTGTGCTGCAAGGCCGCCATCCCCTATATGCGCCGGCAGGGCAAGGGCTCCATCATCAACACCGCGTCCTTCGTGGCGCGGATGGGCGCGGCCACGAGCCAGATCTCGTACACCGCCTCCAAGGGCGGCGTGCTGGCCATGTCCCGCGAGCTGGGCGTGCAGTTCGCCCGCGAGGGCATCCGCGTGAACGCCCTGTGCCCGGGCCCGGTCAACACCCCGCTCTTGCAGGAGCTGTTCGCGAAGGACCCGGAGCGGGCCGCGCGGCGTCTCGTCCACATCCCGGTCGGCCGGTTCGCCGAGGCCGAGGAGATCGCCGCCGCCGTCGCCTTCCTGGCCAGCGACGACTCCTCCTTCGTCAACGCCACCGACTTCCTGGTGGACGGCGGCATCGCGGGCGCGTACGTCACGCCGCTGTAGAGCCACGGCCCGTCAGAGGAAGGTGTGCCCCTCACCCCGGTAGGTCGGTACGGTCGCGGTCACCGCGTTCCCCTCGACGAGATGCAGCTTCTCGAACCGCTCACACAGCTCGCCCGCCTTGGCGTGCCGGAACCACACCTTGTCGCCGATGAGGAGGTCGTCGGCGGGCGAGCCCAGCAACGGGGTCTGCACCTCGCCGGGGCCTTCCTGCGGGTCGTACCTCAGGCCCTCGGGCAGGTACGGCACCGGCAGCCGGTCGGGACCGGCCGCACCGGAGGCCGGATACCCGCCGCCGAGCACGGTGACCACCCCGACACCCGGCCGTCGCACGACGGGCTGGGCGAACAGGGCCGCCGGGCGGCCGGTGAAGGACGTGTAGTTGTCGAAGAGCCGCGGCACATACAGCCCCGAACCGGCCGCGATCTCGGTCACGGCGTCCTCGGCGGCGGTGTGCTGCACACTGCCCGTGCCACCGCCGTTGACGAACTCCAGGCCGGGTACGACGGCCCGCACCGCACGCACGACCGCGGCCCGCCGCTCGGCCAGTTCCCGGCGGGCCGCCGCCTGCATCAGCCGGATGGCCCGCGACCGCAGCGGCCGCCCGGCCAGCGAGTCCCCGACCCCCGCGATATGCCCCTCGTACGCCATGATCCCCACCAGCCGGAATCCCGGCCGCCGGGCCACCGAGCCGGCCAGCTCGGCGAGTTGGGCGGGGGAGCGCAGCGGAGAGCGCAGGGCCCCGACCCGGACCCGGCCGCCCAGCAGCTTCAGCGAGGTGTCCAACTCCAGGCAGACCCGGATGAGTTCACGCCCGCCGTCGCGGGCCGCGTCGATGAGGTCGAGGTGCGCCGGATCGTCCACCATCACGGTCACCGCACCGGCGAGCTTGGGATCGGCGGCCAGTTCAGCGAAGCCGCTCCGGTCGGCGGACGGATAGGCCAGCAGGATGTCGTCGAACCCGGAACGGACGAGCCACAGCGACTCGGCCAGGGTGAACGACATGATGCCCTGGAAGCCGTCCTTGGCCAGAGCCCGCTCCAGCAGGGCCCGGCAGCGCACGGACTTGCTGGCGATTCGGACCGGCTTGCCCGCGGCCCGGCGGACGAGATCGGCCGCGTTGGCGTCGAAGGCGTCCAGGTCCACGATCGCGAGAGGGGCGTCGAGATGGGCGGTGGCCCGGTCGTAACGGGCCCGATCAGCGGCACGCGCAGTCATGACGGAAGCGTGCCAGACAGGATTACCGCAGGGTAGGGGGACGTTCCGGGCAGATGCCCCGCCGCCCCGGACTGGTTCTGATTCCGGCCCCGACAACCCGTAGAGTGACGCGCACGTACGGCGGAACGCGCCCGGCCGCTTCACCTGAACCGGGATGCCGGTCCGGCCGTACGGGTATGCGTGCCCGGACGGAGCTTCCACCCCGGGCGCGGCCGAGCAGCGCAGCGGCCCGCGTACGCGAAGACGCACCGGGCACGAGGAAACGGGGGGTGCATGAGCACGGAAGCGCGCCAAGCCCCGGTGCCACCTCGGCCATCGGCTCCGCCGGGTGCGTCGTCCGCGCAGGGTGCGTCGTCCTCGCAGGCTCAGCCGGGCCGGTCGACTNNNNNNNNNNNNNNNNNNNNNNNNNNNNNNNNNNNNNNNNNNNNNNNNNNNNNNNNNNNNNNNNNNNNNNNNNNNNNNNNNNNNNNNNNNNNNNNNNNNNNNNNNNNNNNNNNNNNNNNNNNNNNNNNNNNNNNNNNNNNNNNNNNNNNNNNNNNNNNNNNNNNNNNNNNNNNNNNNNNNNNNNNNNNNNNNNNNNNNNNNNNNNNNNNNNNNNNNNNNNNNNNNNNNNNNNNNNNNNNNNNNNNNNNNNNNNNNNNNNNNNNNNNNNNNNNNNNNNNNNNNNNNNNNNNNNNNNNNNNNNNNNNNNNNNNNNNNNNNNNNNNNNNNNNNNNNNNNNNNNNNNNNNNNNNNNNNNNNNNNNNNNNNNNNNNNNNNNNNNNNNNNNNNNNNNNNNNNNNNNNNNNNNNNNNNNNNNNNNNNNNNNNNNNNNNNNNNNNNNNNNNNNNNNNNNNNNNNNNNNNNNNNNNNNNNNNNNNNNNNNNNNNNNNNNNNNNNNNNNNNNNNNNNNNNNNNNNNNNNNNNNNNNNNNNNNNNNNNNNNNNNNNNNNNNNNNNNNNNNNNNNNNNNNNNNNNNNNNNNNNNNNNNNNNNNNNNNNNNNNNNNNNNNNNNNNNNNNNNNNNNNNNNNNNNNNNNNNNNNNNNNNNNNNNNNNNNNNNNNNNNNNNNNNNNNNNNNNNNNNNNNNNNNNNNNNNNNNNNNNNNNNNNNNNNNNNNNNNNNNNNNNNNNNNNNNNNNNNNNNNNNNNNNNNNNNNNNNNNNNNNNNNNNNNNNNNNNNNNNNNNNNNNNNNNNNNNNNNNNNNNNNNNNNNNNNNNNNNNNNNNNNNNNNNNNNNNNNNNNNNNNNNNNNNNNNNNNNNNNNNNNNNNNNNNNNNNNNNNNNNNNNNNNNNNNNNNNNNNNNNNNNNNNNNNNNNNNNNNNNNNNNNNNNNNNNNNNNNNNNNNNNNNNNNNNNNNNNNNNNNNNNNNNNNNNNNNNNNNNNNNNNNNNNNNNNNNNNNNNNNNNNNNNNNNNNNNNNNNNNNNNNNNNNNNNNNNNNNNNNNNNNNGAAACCACCGCCCGGCTGCGCCCCGTACCCGCGACGGAGCCGGCGGCCGCGGAGACCACGACGCGACTCCGCCCGGTTTCCGACTCCCCGAAAGCGGCTCCTCCCAGGCCCTCTTCCTCCCTGCCCCCGCAGGAGACGACCGCCTGGAGCCCCCTGGCACCCGCCCACCCGGTCAGCCCGCATGCGCCGGACCCCGCGTGGTCCTGGAGCACCGCCGCCGCGCGGCCCGTCATCTCGTTCGGGCAGCCCGAGGCCTTCCACGAGCGGGCCCGGCACCTGGTGGGCCCCCGCACCGCCGCCGCGGCCGCCTGTCTCGTGCTCGGTCTCGGTCTCATCGGCGGTGCCGTGACAGGGAGTTGGATCACCGACGACGACGCGGACGCCGCCTCCGGGGACCACTTCGCCACCGCCGGCACGCTCTGGCACAACGTCCCCGTCGACCAGCTGTTCCCGCCCACCGTCCAGGGCACGGGTGCCGGACCCGGCGGCGCCGACCGCACCTGGACCCGGATCGCCGTCGCCCCGGACAGCGGCTGCGCCGGCGCCTTCGACCCGCTGCTGTCCAAGGTCCTCGCCCCCGTCGGCTGCCAGCGGCTGCTGCGCGCCACCTACACCGACGCCACCCAGAGCTATGTCACCACCGTCGGGCTGCTGTTCACCAAGGCCGACCCCGCCGCCATGTCCGCGCTCGCCCACCGCTTCCGTACCGAGGCCCTGGACCGGCGGGCCGACCTGATGCCCCGCCCGTACGCGGCCAAGGGCACCCCCGCGGCCGGCTTCGGCGACAAGCAGCGCGCCTCCTGGACCATCTCCGTCCTCACCGACGCCCCCGTCGTCGGCTACGCCGTCTCCGGCTGGGCCGACGGCCGCAGCGTCGACCAGCCCCAGCCCGCCGCCGACGCCGTCAGCGCCGAGGCCACCACCGCACCGGCACAGGCCGGGCTCGGCAACGAGGCCCAGGGTCTGGCCGACCGCATCGAACGGCGGCTGCGCCAGAGCATCGGAACGGCCACGGAGAAGTCCTCATGAGGCGATCGATACCCGGGCGCCGCCACGTGGCACCGGCCGGAGCCGCGCTGAGCGTGCTGCTCGCCGGCGCCCTCGCCCTGCTGCCGGCCACCGCGGCCCACGCCGACGGGATCCGCGCCCAGCAGTGGGCCCTGTCCGCGCTGCACCTGGACGAGGCCTGGCGCACCACCAAGGGCCGGGGCGTCACCGTCGCCGTCCTGGACACCGGCGTCGAGGCCGACCACCCCGACCTCGCCGGAAACGTCCTGCCCGACAAGGACATGATCGGCTTCGGGGCCGGGCCGGGCGACCGCACCTGGGCCCGGCACGGCACCGCCATGGCCGGCATCATCGCCGGGCACGGCCATGGCCCCGGCAACTCCGCCGGTGTCATGGGCGTCGCCCCCGAGGCGAAGATCCTGCCCGTCCGGGTGATCCTGGAGGACAACGACCCCGCCCGCACCAAGGCCCGCACCACCCGGGGCAACGCCCTCGCCGACGGCATCCGCTGGGCCGCCGACCACGGCGCCGACGTCATCAACCTCTCCCTCGGCGACGACTCGGACTCCGCGCACCCCGAGCCGAGCGAGGACGAGGCCGTGCAGTACGCCCTGAAGAAGGGCGTGGTGGTCGTCGCCTCCGCGGGCAACGGCGGCGACAAGGGCGACCACATCTCCTACCCGGCCGCCTATCCCGGCGTCATCGCCGCCACCGCCGTCGACCGCTACGACACCCGCGCCTCCTTCTCCACCCGCCGCTGGTACGCGGCGGTCAGCGCGCCCGGCGTCAACGTGGTCATCGCCGACCCCGACCACAAGTACTACTCGGGCTGGGGCACCTCGGCAGCCTCCGCCTTCGTCTCCGGCGCGGCGGCCCTGATCAAGGCCGCGCACCCCACCCTGAGCCCGGTCCAGATCAAGAAGCTGCTGGAGGACACCGCCGATGATCCGCCGGTCGGCGGCCGGGACGACTCCCGCGGCTTCGGCATGATCGACCCGGCGGCCGCGCTGCAGGCGGCCGGCCGGATCCAGCCGCAGAGCCTGCGCGTCTCGTCGTACGACAAGAAGTACTTCGGCGCCGGCCCGGACGCCCCCGAGGCAACCTCCTCGACCGCCGACTGGGCGGGCCCACTGGCCGGCGGCACCGGCGGGGTCCTCCTGGTGGCGGGCGTGGTGCTGTGGCGGGGCCGCAGGGAATCGGCCTGAGGCACGTCCGGGCGCTCCGGCCGGTGAGCCCGAGCCGAACGCCCGATCGCCCAGAGCCTGTGTCATATCCCCGGCCGGGCGCGCGACGCCTGGCACGCACTCCCCCAGAGGGGGCACCCCCCATCGAGGGCGCTCCGGCGCCTTGGATCGCACGCGCCCCCACCCTCGGCTTCGCTCGAGCGGGGGCCCCGGACGCCGCGCGCTGATCCGACCGGGGATGTGACACAGGCTCCCAGGCGGCCGGACGCCCGGTCACGCGTCGGCGAACGCCGACACCGCCGCCTTCGCCGCCGCCTCCACCAGTGCGATGCCCCGCGCCTGGCTCTCGGTGCCCTTCGAGAGCACCGCCACCAGGTAGTCGGTGCCGTCCACCGTCACCCGGCCGATGCTGTTCACGTCCCACAGGCCCGTCGTACCGCGCGCCAGCCAACCGTTCTTCAACGCCCATGAGTTGCTGCCCGCGGCGACGGCCGACACCCCCCACCGCTGGTCCGCCTCGACCGACTCCATCAGACCCTGCACATAGGTCCGGGAGGCCGCGCTCAGCTCGGAATCCGCGCTGAACACCTGCTGGAGCAGGACGAGTTGGTCCGCGGCCGTGGTCTGCGTCAGCCCCCACAGCTCGCCGTCGCCCCCCGAGGTCGCGGTCAGCCCGAAGCGTCTGTTCGCCGCGTCCAGGCCGTCCGCCCCGCCGATCGAGTGCCACAACGCCGTCGCGGACGCGTTGTCGCTGTTCTCGATCATCTTCGTGGCGTACACCTGCTCGGCCGCCGTCAACTGCCGGTCCGCGTCCTGCGCCTGGAGCAGCAGCGCGGCCAGGATGTCGACCTTGAC from Streptomyces roseochromogenus subsp. oscitans DS 12.976 encodes the following:
- a CDS encoding serine hydrolase; the encoded protein is MESSRARRGRHGRRSRRARPSRRRPLLYAALAVVAVGGVTAGATAYVRARAHAGTAAVSSSAAPSVSVSAGAGEEASVTEPAVDRDALLSKAMTAVNVPSGARVSAAVLAVDSGESAGYGDAAFDTASIVKVDILAALLLQAQDADRQLTAAEQVYATKMIENSDNASATALWHSIGGADGLDAANRRFGLTATSGGDGELWGLTQTTAADQLVLLQQVFSADSELSAASRTYVQGLMESVEADQRWGVSAVAAGSNSWALKNGWLARGTTGLWDVNSIGRVTVDGTDYLVAVLSKGTESQARGIALVEAAAKAAVSAFADA
- a CDS encoding 3-oxoacyl-ACP reductase, which codes for MTAESVCRRLVGRTAVVTGAGSGIGLATARRLASEGAHVICADVDEARGKAAADEVGGLFVKVDVTDPEQVEALFKTAYDTYGSVDIAFNNAGISPPDDDSILETGLEAWKRVQEVNLTSVYLCCKAAIPYMRRQGKGSIINTASFVARMGAATSQISYTASKGGVLAMSRELGVQFAREGIRVNALCPGPVNTPLLQELFAKDPERAARRLVHIPVGRFAEAEEIAAAVAFLASDDSSFVNATDFLVDGGIAGAYVTPL
- a CDS encoding glutamine synthetase family protein yields the protein MADRTPPLGVEELHALVASGEIDTVVLAFPDMQGRLQGKRFAARFFLDEVLHHGTEGCNYLLAVDTEMNTVDGYAMSSWDRGYGDFAMRPDLSTLRRIPWHPGTALLVADLAWNDGSPVVAAPRQILRRQLERLAELGYSAQVGTELEFIVFKDSYEAAWDAGYRGLTPANQYNIDYSILGTGRIEPLLRRLRNDMAGAGLTVESAKGECNPGQHEIVFRYDEALVTCDQHALYKTGAKEIAAQEGVSITFMAKYNEREGNSCHIHLSLAGADGNNAMAGDGPGGMSDVMRHFLAGQLAALRDFSLLYAPNINSYKRFQPGSFAPTAVAWGHDNRTCALRVVGHGRSLRFENRLPGGDVNPHLAVAGLVAAGLYGIEQKLELPEPCPGNAYTAGLAHVPTTLREAAELWENSPIAKAAFGDEVVAHYANMARVELEAFDAAVTDWELRRSFERL
- a CDS encoding aldehyde dehydrogenase family protein — its product is MSDSDELRVLNPATEEVLATVPAASAEDVAAAVVRAVRAQRGWAALAPADRARLLRRFADVVDAHTEELAQLEVREAGHTVGNARWEAGNARDLLLYAAGGAERILGQQIPVPGGWNITFQEPLGVVGVIAPWNFPMPIAAWGSFPALAAGNAVVLKPAETTPLTALRLAELALEAGLPEHVFQVLPGYGHIAGRALVDHPDIAKIVFTGSTRTGREVMERCARLVKPVTLELGGKSPNVVFADADLTAALDPFSFLDNSGQDCCARTRILVQESRYDEAREFLADALANVVVGDPADEKTQMGPLISGQQLERVRSYVPADAPALRGSAPDGPGFWFPPTVLTGERHDSAAAREEIFGPVAVLLPFTDEQDAIRLANDTPYGLSGSLWTRDLGRALRLSQAVRAGNLSVNSHSSVRYWTPFGGFKQSGLGRELGPDALTAFTETKNVFISDVSHSTEGPAQ
- a CDS encoding FadR/GntR family transcriptional regulator, whose translation is MSRETEWQGTHTPGVDGLAPVLRPVRAGNGFEEALEQILQVVRLGLVPGGERLPAERELAERLGISRVTLREVLKVLQDQGLVEARRGRYGGTFVLPRTDAGGEDELRRRIASVDIEDVLRFREVLEVGAAGLCAAHGLTAEQADRLREALARTHDAPLADYRRLDTLLHLTLAELCGSPSLTAQYAAVRATVNDLLDCIPLLVRNLEHSQRQHSALVEAVLDGDADGAREMMREHCAGTAALLRGFLA
- a CDS encoding gamma-glutamyl-gamma-aminobutyrate hydrolase family protein, yielding MTVRPLIGVSTYLESGARWGVWELDAALLPAGYPRLVQRAGGLACMLPPDVPESAAETVARLDGLVIAGGPDVDPARYGAEREPRTGPPAVARDTWELALIEAALDAGMPVLGICRGMQLLNVALGGTLVQHLEGHAEVVGVFGGHPVKPVPGTLYAGIVPEETTVPTYHHQAVDRLGAGLVPSAYAADGTVEAVELPADRGWVLGVQWHPEMGEDLRVMSALVTAAARGMAGRP
- the mycP gene encoding type VII secretion-associated serine protease mycosin is translated as MRRSIPGRRHVAPAGAALSVLLAGALALLPATAAHADGIRAQQWALSALHLDEAWRTTKGRGVTVAVLDTGVEADHPDLAGNVLPDKDMIGFGAGPGDRTWARHGTAMAGIIAGHGHGPGNSAGVMGVAPEAKILPVRVILEDNDPARTKARTTRGNALADGIRWAADHGADVINLSLGDDSDSAHPEPSEDEAVQYALKKGVVVVASAGNGGDKGDHISYPAAYPGVIAATAVDRYDTRASFSTRRWYAAVSAPGVNVVIADPDHKYYSGWGTSAASAFVSGAAALIKAAHPTLSPVQIKKLLEDTADDPPVGGRDDSRGFGMIDPAAALQAAGRIQPQSLRVSSYDKKYFGAGPDAPEATSSTADWAGPLAGGTGGVLLVAGVVLWRGRRESA
- a CDS encoding amino acid deaminase/aldolase, with protein sequence MTARAADRARYDRATAHLDAPLAIVDLDAFDANAADLVRRAAGKPVRIASKSVRCRALLERALAKDGFQGIMSFTLAESLWLVRSGFDDILLAYPSADRSGFAELAADPKLAGAVTVMVDDPAHLDLIDAARDGGRELIRVCLELDTSLKLLGGRVRVGALRSPLRSPAQLAELAGSVARRPGFRLVGIMAYEGHIAGVGDSLAGRPLRSRAIRLMQAAARRELAERRAAVVRAVRAVVPGLEFVNGGGTGSVQHTAAEDAVTEIAAGSGLYVPRLFDNYTSFTGRPAALFAQPVVRRPGVGVVTVLGGGYPASGAAGPDRLPVPYLPEGLRYDPQEGPGEVQTPLLGSPADDLLIGDKVWFRHAKAGELCERFEKLHLVEGNAVTATVPTYRGEGHTFL